One window of Flavobacterium ammonificans genomic DNA carries:
- a CDS encoding OmpA family protein, translated as MNNFFKIGLLLLVLSGFAQDKASHTVYFDLDKDHLKETQKDLLCDFFQKIDSSHIESISVFGYCDDRGSSLYNIDLSNRRVQTVEAVLMRLGIPQKKVINLEGKGRIMVNKDTISDLNETRSKNRRVVVFVKKTLQSQYFMGIPKLYTEFQFPHTKGDRIYLEHVKFETGSSYLDLNSRIILDKTIAYLKNNPTIVFEIQGHVCCTPPQYTDALDKVTRDRKLSYNRAKAVYRYLVMRKIDPSRMTFKGYGNRFPLGKAVELDRRVEIVIIKS; from the coding sequence ATGAATAATTTTTTCAAAATAGGATTGTTACTGTTAGTCTTGAGTGGTTTTGCACAAGATAAAGCCTCACATACTGTCTATTTTGATTTAGATAAAGATCATCTTAAAGAAACTCAAAAAGACCTACTCTGTGATTTTTTTCAAAAAATTGATAGTAGTCACATCGAATCCATTAGTGTTTTTGGTTACTGTGATGATAGAGGATCTTCTTTGTATAACATTGATTTGTCAAACCGAAGAGTTCAGACGGTTGAGGCGGTTTTAATGCGACTAGGTATTCCTCAAAAAAAAGTAATTAACCTAGAGGGAAAAGGTAGAATTATGGTGAATAAAGACACTATTTCCGACTTAAATGAAACTCGATCTAAAAATAGGAGAGTAGTAGTTTTTGTAAAAAAAACATTGCAATCTCAATATTTTATGGGAATTCCGAAGCTTTATACTGAGTTTCAATTTCCGCATACAAAAGGGGATCGTATCTATTTGGAACACGTAAAATTCGAAACAGGAAGTAGCTATTTAGATTTGAATTCAAGAATAATTTTAGATAAAACAATTGCTTACTTGAAAAACAATCCAACTATTGTTTTTGAAATTCAAGGACATGTTTGTTGCACGCCGCCTCAATATACAGATGCTTTAGACAAAGTAACCAGAGACCGGAAGCTTTCATACAACAGAGCAAAAGCAGTTTACCGTTACCTTGTAATGCGAAAAATAGACCCTTCTCGAATGACATTTAAAGGATATGGCAATCGATTTCCGTTGGGTAAAGCTGTTGAATTAGACCGTAGAGTGGAAATAGTAATTATAAAATCTTAA
- a CDS encoding GNAT family N-acetyltransferase gives MALEWKIKSFESLSVHELYDILRLRSEIFVVEQNCVYLDLDGKDQKALHLFGTFEGKIVAHARLLKPGISFVHASIGRVTVDAKYRERKWGHELMRQAIEGILEHYGATQITIGAQLYLKKFYESHGFVQTSEMYLEDDIPHIQMDKSN, from the coding sequence ATGGCATTAGAATGGAAGATTAAATCATTTGAATCACTTTCTGTACACGAGTTGTACGATATTCTTCGTTTGCGAAGCGAAATTTTCGTTGTTGAACAAAATTGTGTGTATCTTGATCTAGATGGTAAAGATCAAAAAGCATTACACCTATTTGGCACTTTCGAAGGAAAAATTGTGGCTCACGCCCGACTTTTAAAACCTGGAATTTCTTTTGTTCATGCCTCAATTGGTCGTGTTACGGTCGATGCAAAATACAGAGAGCGCAAATGGGGACATGAATTAATGCGTCAAGCCATTGAAGGAATTTTAGAACATTATGGAGCAACTCAAATTACAATTGGAGCCCAACTGTATTTGAAGAAATTTTATGAATCGCATGGATTTGTACAAACAAGTGAAATGTATTTAGAGGACGATATCCCACACATTCAAATGGATAAAAGTAATTAA
- a CDS encoding DUF4837 family protein, with translation MPNSIGAGFNTLFRMMKASYFLHFLLSILVVSCAKKEQESIRQTSGKINTISVLIDDQLWNGEIGDSIRNKFASAVIGLPEEEPLFTINQYPVKLLEGYATNSRAILVIKKGVKTQFEIKRNQYATPQNVFHISGTTAEEIVQLLEKHSPEIIQRIEGGEIAESQRISSKSASTHSIIKKLFHVGLQVPSDFELVMRKPNFIWLKHNNNRGSSSLLVYQFPLSIIKANAISNSIRTMRDSVGKYIQGTEPNTHMISETGYSPYFFKTKIDNRLAYETRGTWQLQNDYMSGPYINYTIMDSVQKRVIVLEGFCYSPSKEKRDTMHELDAIMQSVQLLKNTTFTPHKK, from the coding sequence ATGCCAAATTCAATTGGGGCAGGATTTAATACTCTATTTAGGATGATGAAGGCATCCTATTTTTTACACTTTTTACTTTCCATCTTAGTTGTTTCTTGTGCTAAGAAAGAGCAAGAAAGCATTCGCCAAACTTCAGGTAAAATCAACACGATTTCGGTACTTATTGATGATCAATTGTGGAATGGTGAAATTGGCGATAGCATCAGAAATAAATTTGCTTCAGCTGTAATTGGACTTCCTGAGGAAGAACCATTGTTTACCATCAATCAATATCCAGTCAAATTATTAGAAGGTTATGCCACAAATAGCCGTGCCATTCTTGTAATTAAAAAAGGGGTAAAAACGCAATTTGAAATCAAGAGAAATCAATACGCTACTCCTCAAAATGTATTTCATATATCGGGGACAACTGCCGAAGAAATAGTTCAGTTACTTGAAAAACATTCGCCAGAAATAATTCAGCGTATTGAAGGTGGTGAAATAGCAGAAAGTCAAAGAATCTCTAGTAAATCAGCTAGTACGCATTCTATTATAAAGAAACTATTTCATGTTGGTTTACAAGTCCCATCGGATTTTGAATTAGTGATGCGAAAACCCAATTTTATCTGGTTGAAGCACAACAACAATCGCGGTAGTAGTAGTTTACTAGTATACCAATTCCCATTATCAATCATTAAAGCTAACGCGATATCAAATTCAATTCGAACTATGCGCGACTCGGTTGGAAAATACATTCAAGGTACGGAACCGAATACACACATGATTTCTGAAACAGGATATTCCCCTTATTTTTTTAAGACAAAAATAGACAATCGACTAGCTTACGAAACCAGAGGTACTTGGCAACTTCAAAACGATTATATGTCCGGTCCTTATATCAATTACACTATTATGGATTCTGTTCAAAAAAGGGTAATTGTTTTAGAAGGATTTTGTTACTCTCCCTCTAAAGAAAAGAGAGATACTATGCACGAGTTAGATGCTATTATGCAATCGGTTCAACTGCTAAAAAACACTACTTTTACCCCACATAAAAAATAA
- a CDS encoding LysM peptidoglycan-binding domain-containing protein: MIIKNLIYPFVLLVSFSLFSQENALKKTSTTSENKITALDSIKKTFVKDDLAACVDSLWLKELTNLDIYNNLTEDIKTINIDEKVEYELSTDLLKARLQAMDEKSPFHIEYNQGLENIIKSFLKNRKRSFERLMAVSEFYFPLFEEAFDKHNVPLEIKYLAVVESALNPKAVSRVGATGLWQFMYQTGKQYGLKIDSYIDERSDPLKASEAAAQYMKNMYAIFGDWDLVLASYNSGPGNVAKAIRRSGGQQNYWNIRKNLPKETQGYVPAFLATMYIYEYHKEHGIVPEKAPIKHFATDTVMVKRQMSFKQISDLIDIPVAQLQILNPSYKLNIVPAYKDQTHFLRLPQDKMAIFTSNESKIYAYVDKEANLREKPFQIVKPIVVQDSVNTSQRIAQAKVRYYRVKRGDNLISIAKKYDVAVEDLKKWNNINGNWVAYGKNLKINATDVEQKTTAVAKADTIKDSIKTSIASFYVVQKGDNLSAIAKKFNTTVADIQEWNKLSSTNVSLGASLQVVQNPTEKEEVADTVERKDIAYSVQKGDNLGLIAKKFGVSVVELKQWNNLKSNAIAVGNSLIVAKNEIVIGTNKATVSSFKKKDNFPSSNQKELEYYVKKGDSLYTISKKYPGVTISDLKKWNNIKDDELKPGMKLKING; this comes from the coding sequence ATGATTATAAAAAATTTAATATACCCATTTGTATTACTTGTTTCATTTTCTCTTTTTTCGCAGGAAAATGCATTAAAAAAAACCAGTACTACTTCAGAGAATAAAATTACCGCTCTTGATTCTATCAAAAAAACCTTTGTTAAAGACGATTTAGCAGCTTGTGTAGACAGTTTGTGGTTAAAAGAATTAACCAATTTAGACATTTACAACAATCTTACAGAAGATATTAAAACGATCAATATTGATGAGAAAGTAGAGTATGAATTATCTACAGACTTGTTAAAAGCACGATTACAGGCAATGGACGAGAAATCGCCATTTCATATTGAATACAACCAAGGTTTAGAGAATATCATTAAGTCATTTTTGAAAAACAGAAAACGTTCTTTTGAACGTTTGATGGCGGTTTCAGAATTTTATTTTCCTCTTTTTGAAGAAGCATTTGATAAGCATAATGTTCCGCTTGAAATTAAATATTTAGCTGTAGTAGAGTCGGCATTGAATCCTAAAGCCGTTTCAAGAGTTGGCGCAACAGGTCTTTGGCAGTTCATGTACCAAACAGGAAAACAGTACGGTTTAAAAATTGATTCTTATATTGATGAACGAAGCGATCCGCTTAAGGCTAGTGAGGCTGCAGCCCAATACATGAAAAACATGTATGCTATTTTTGGCGATTGGGATTTAGTTTTGGCATCGTACAATTCAGGACCAGGAAATGTAGCTAAAGCAATTCGTCGTTCTGGCGGACAACAAAATTATTGGAACATTCGAAAAAACTTACCTAAAGAAACACAAGGATATGTTCCGGCTTTTCTAGCCACGATGTATATTTACGAATACCATAAAGAACATGGAATTGTACCTGAAAAAGCACCAATTAAACATTTTGCAACTGATACCGTAATGGTTAAAAGACAAATGTCTTTCAAACAAATATCCGATTTGATTGATATTCCAGTGGCACAATTGCAAATTTTAAATCCATCCTACAAATTAAATATCGTTCCTGCCTACAAAGATCAAACGCATTTTTTGAGGTTGCCGCAAGATAAAATGGCAATTTTTACTTCTAATGAATCTAAGATTTATGCCTACGTGGACAAAGAAGCCAATTTACGCGAGAAACCATTCCAAATTGTTAAACCAATTGTCGTTCAAGATTCAGTAAATACATCACAACGAATAGCACAAGCCAAAGTGCGTTATTATCGTGTAAAACGAGGAGACAATTTAATTAGCATTGCTAAGAAATACGATGTGGCTGTTGAGGATCTTAAAAAGTGGAATAACATTAATGGAAATTGGGTAGCCTATGGCAAAAATCTCAAAATTAACGCCACTGATGTAGAACAAAAAACTACGGCTGTAGCCAAAGCGGACACAATAAAAGACAGCATTAAAACTTCTATTGCATCATTCTATGTGGTTCAAAAAGGAGATAATTTAAGCGCTATTGCTAAGAAATTTAACACTACTGTTGCTGATATTCAAGAGTGGAACAAGCTTAGCAGTACAAATGTTTCTTTAGGAGCTTCGCTTCAAGTTGTGCAAAACCCAACAGAAAAAGAAGAAGTCGCCGATACCGTTGAAAGAAAAGATATTGCTTACAGCGTTCAAAAAGGAGATAATTTAGGCCTTATTGCTAAGAAATTTGGAGTAAGTGTAGTAGAATTAAAACAATGGAATAACTTAAAATCAAATGCTATTGCTGTTGGAAATAGCTTGATTGTAGCCAAGAATGAAATTGTAATAGGCACTAATAAAGCGACTGTATCTAGTTTTAAAAAGAAAGATAATTTTCCGAGTTCAAACCAAAAAGAGTTGGAATATTATGTAAAAAAGGGAGATTCGTTGTACACGATTTCTAAAAAATACCCAGGTGTTACCATCTCTGATTTAAAGAAATGGAATAATATCAAAGATGACGAATTGAAACCGGGGATGAAATTAAAAATAAACGGTTAA
- a CDS encoding phosphoglycerate kinase, with product MKTVNDINFKDKKAIIRVDFNVPLDENFNVTDATRIEAAKPTIDKILADGGSVILMSHLGRPKGAEDKYSLKHILKTASAILGVPVQFAANCVGPEAKSASDKLQVGEVLLLENLRFHVEEEAGDVAFAKELASLGDIYVNDAFGTAHRAHASTTIIAQFFPNDKCFGSLLAKEIESLNKVLKNSVKPVTAVLGGSKVSSKITVIENILDKVDHMIIGGGMTFTFVKALGGKIGNSICEDDKQELALEILRLAKEKGVQIHIPVDVIAGDKFSNDANTQAVDVIAIPDGWEGMDAGPKSLEQFKKVILESKTILWNGPLGVFEMPTFAKGTIALGEFIAESTANGAFSLVGGGDSVAAVKQFGFEDKVSYVSTGGGAMLEMLEGRVLPGIAAILE from the coding sequence ATGAAAACGGTAAACGATATAAATTTTAAAGATAAAAAAGCAATTATTCGCGTTGATTTTAACGTCCCATTGGATGAAAATTTCAATGTAACAGATGCCACTCGTATTGAAGCTGCGAAACCAACAATTGATAAAATTTTGGCAGATGGTGGAAGTGTAATTTTAATGTCACATTTAGGACGTCCAAAAGGAGCCGAAGATAAATATTCATTGAAACATATCTTAAAAACGGCTTCAGCTATTTTAGGCGTACCCGTTCAATTTGCTGCTAATTGTGTAGGCCCTGAAGCTAAATCAGCCTCAGATAAATTACAAGTAGGTGAAGTGTTGTTATTGGAAAATTTACGTTTTCATGTTGAAGAAGAAGCTGGAGATGTGGCTTTCGCCAAAGAACTAGCATCTTTAGGAGATATTTATGTAAACGATGCTTTTGGAACAGCACACAGAGCACACGCTTCGACTACAATTATTGCACAGTTTTTTCCAAATGACAAATGTTTTGGAAGCCTACTTGCTAAAGAAATCGAAAGCTTGAATAAAGTTTTGAAAAACAGCGTAAAACCAGTAACTGCTGTTCTTGGAGGTTCTAAAGTATCTTCAAAAATTACAGTTATCGAAAATATTTTAGACAAAGTTGACCACATGATTATTGGTGGCGGAATGACCTTTACTTTTGTGAAAGCCTTAGGTGGAAAAATTGGAAATTCAATTTGTGAAGATGACAAACAAGAATTAGCCTTGGAAATTTTGCGTTTAGCTAAAGAAAAAGGAGTTCAAATTCATATTCCAGTAGATGTAATTGCGGGAGATAAATTTTCAAATGATGCTAATACACAGGCGGTTGATGTAATTGCAATTCCTGATGGTTGGGAAGGAATGGATGCGGGACCAAAATCATTAGAACAATTCAAAAAAGTAATTTTAGAATCAAAAACGATTCTTTGGAATGGCCCTTTAGGCGTATTTGAAATGCCAACTTTTGCAAAAGGAACCATTGCTTTAGGAGAATTTATTGCAGAGTCAACTGCTAACGGAGCTTTCTCTCTTGTAGGTGGTGGCGATTCGGTTGCAGCTGTAAAACAATTTGGTTTTGAAGATAAAGTAAGTTATGTTTCAACTGGAGGAGGAGCCATGTTAGAAATGTTAGAAGGTAGAGTTTTACCTGGCATTGCTGCCATTCTAGAATAA
- a CDS encoding type IX secretion system membrane protein PorP/SprF, whose protein sequence is MKLKFTYGFLLFCFFGFSQELHLPVFTQYLADNHFVLSPTFAGIGDNLRIRANGLTQWVGIKNAPQNQSLYADFRIRNRSGIGLSLYNDSNGNTSQTGAKFSFAHHIILDYYSKQYLSFGLSYNINSFKIDISKFNTTHEIPILDPSIINNRSISNNNFDVGLLYRNKGFYMSFNATNVLPKSIDRFTGIEPSLILNYQFYSGYLIKNSYNRNVEIEPSIFFQYFAGDQRSTTDINIKYRRYNSYDDYYWAGVSYRFLNDQALNPLAVGPMAGFKKANFYFGYSYQITLSQIAAYNSGTHMITLGFDFLQGISDCPCTQSPVHD, encoded by the coding sequence ATGAAATTAAAATTTACATATGGCTTTCTGTTATTTTGTTTTTTTGGCTTTAGCCAAGAATTACATCTACCTGTTTTTACTCAATATTTAGCCGATAATCACTTTGTTTTGTCCCCAACATTTGCAGGAATAGGGGATAATTTACGAATACGTGCCAACGGTTTAACACAATGGGTAGGAATTAAAAACGCCCCTCAAAACCAGTCCCTCTATGCTGATTTTAGAATTAGAAATCGATCAGGAATAGGCCTTTCGTTGTATAACGATAGCAATGGAAATACTTCTCAAACTGGCGCGAAATTTTCTTTTGCCCATCATATCATTTTAGATTATTATTCAAAACAGTATTTGTCTTTTGGATTGTCTTATAACATTAATAGTTTTAAAATTGACATTAGCAAATTCAATACCACCCACGAAATACCAATTTTAGATCCCAGTATAATTAACAACAGATCAATATCTAACAATAATTTTGACGTTGGTCTTTTGTATCGAAACAAAGGGTTTTATATGAGTTTCAACGCGACAAATGTTTTACCAAAGAGCATCGATAGATTCACAGGAATTGAACCTAGCTTGATTTTGAATTACCAATTTTATTCGGGCTACCTAATTAAAAACAGCTATAACCGAAACGTTGAAATAGAGCCCTCCATTTTTTTTCAATATTTTGCTGGAGACCAACGTTCGACAACAGATATTAATATAAAATACCGCCGTTACAATAGTTATGACGACTATTATTGGGCGGGAGTTTCGTATCGTTTTTTGAACGATCAAGCACTCAACCCATTAGCAGTAGGCCCAATGGCGGGATTTAAAAAAGCTAATTTTTATTTTGGGTATTCCTATCAAATTACATTGAGCCAAATTGCGGCCTATAATTCTGGCACACACATGATTACACTAGGATTTGATTTCCTACAAGGAATTAGTGATTGCCCTTGTACCCAAAGTCCGGTTCACGATTAA